The window ACATAAAGCACggtgctgcagagaggaaatggaGAAGCCCTTACAGAGATCACATTGATTGTCTCGTCGTAGTTTAGTCGTCGTGTTGAGCGACGGGTGACAACGCACAGCGCGGACAGAAGGCAAAAGAGACTGagtttggaaaaagaaactggaaaacacaacaatactgaaaaaaaaaataaaaaggagagaaggaaaagcagcatgcTCCGTGTGCTCTAAGGAATTCTCTCGCCCTGGCTACAGAAAAAGCTGTGACGGACCGACACGCACCGGCCAGCCGACGTCCATGCCCGGCACTGGCAAACTGAGCTCTGCCACCAccgcacagccccagcacagcccctgtgcTCCTTGGCCATGGTGGTGCAGACTTTGGACCCATTCTCCCACCCCGCAGGGAAAGGTGATGGCCGGCAGCAAGGAGCCGGGAGATAAAGGACGCGACCGGCAGCAAACGCGGGCTCGGCAGCCATGTaaacaaatctctttttttttttttttttccagttcttctctgcagaataCTGAAAAGGATCTTCAAAAAGGACCTTTTAATTCAAGTTTTGTGAGCTCTGGTTCCCAACTGAGGTATTCAGTGCAGAAAGGTTAACACTTTCCTTCAAGCTGGAGGACGGGGGTGAGCGGGGAGCCCCGAGCTTGGGGGCAGAGAAGCGAAGGGGCACGGCCCGCACCTTGGCACCGCTACCGGGGCACCAGGCCGAGGCACCGGGGACGCTCCTGCGTGAGACGCAAAGAACGTGCTCGTCACCCAAAGGCCAGGGCTGCCGCTCCCTATTTGGTTCTGAGGGTTGGGCTTTGGTAAAAGAAAGCCGCAGTGCAACAGGCACGACTCCCGCTGCCCAGGGACGGCCTGCACCAACGCGACAGAGAGCAACTTCCAACAGGCAACAAGAAACAAAGACGCTGTTTTGGTTACGGAAACGCTTTCCTTCCTACTTCACTATGCAGAACCGAGAGGCACCGCAGGAGCAgacgggatgggatgggaggAGCAGGCCCTGAGCAGGCTGTGAGCAGGACCAGAGCAGGGCACAAACAGGCTGTGAATAGACCATGAGCAGGCCCCCCGAGCAGGCCATGAACATGCCANNNNNNNNNNNNNNNNNNNNNNNNNNNNNNNNNNNNNNNNNNNNNNNNNNNNNNNNNNNNNNNNNNNNNNNNNNNNNNNNNNNNNNNNNNNNNNNNNNNNNNNNNNNNNNNNNNNNNNNNNNNNNNNNNNNNNNNNNNNNNNNNNNNNNNNNNNNNNNNNNNNNNNNNNNNNNNNNNNNNNNNNNNNNNNNNNNNNNNNNNNNNNNNNNNNNNNNNNNNNNNNNNNNNNNNNNNNNNNNNNNNNNNNNNNNNNNNNNNNNNNNNNNNNNNNNNNNNNNNNNNNNNNNNNNNNNNNNNNNNNNNNNNNNNNNNNNNNNNNNNNNNNNNNNNNNNNNNNNNNNNNNNNNNNNNNNNNNNNNNNNNNNNNNNNNNNNNNNNNNNNNNNNNNNNNNNNNNNNNNNNNNNNNNNNNNNNNNNNNNNNNNNNNNNNNNNNNNNNNNNNNNNNNNNNNNNNNNNNNNNNNNNNNNNNNNNNNNNNNNNNNNNNNNNNNNNNNNNNNNNNNNNNNNNNNNNNNNNNNNNNNNNNNNNNNNNNNNNNNNNNNNNNNNNNNNNNNNNNNNNNNNNNNNNNNNNNNNNNNNNNNNNNNNNNNNNNNNNNNNNNNNNNNNNNNNNNNNNNNNNNNNNNNNNNNNNNNNNNNNNNNNNNNNNNNNNNNNNNNNNNNNNNNNNNNNNNNNNNNNNNNNNNNNNNNNNNNNNNNNNNNNNNNNNNNNNNNNNNNNNNNNNNNNNNNNNNNNNNNNNNNNNNNNNNNNNNNNNNNNNNNNNNNNNNNNNNNNNNNNNNNNNNNNNNNNNNNNNNNNNNNNNNNNNNNNNNNNNNNNNNNNNNNNNNNNNNNNNNNNNNNNNNNNNNNNNNNNNNNNNNNNNNNNNNNNNNNNNNNNNNNNNNNNNNNNNNNNNNNNNNNNNNNNNNNNNNNNNNNNNNNNNNNNNNNNNNNNNNNNNNNNNNNNNNNNNNNNNNNNNNNNNNNNNNNNNNNNNNNNNNNNNNNNNNNNNNNNNNNNNNNNNNNNNNNNNNNNNNNNNNNNNNNNNNNNNNNNNNNNNNNNNNNNNNNNNNNNNNNNNNNNNNNNNNNNNNNNNNNNNNNNNNNNNNNNNNNNNNNNNNNNNNNNNNNNNNNNNNNNNNNNNNNNNNNNNNNNNNNNNNNNNNNNNNNNNNNNNNNNNNNNNNNNNNNNNNNNNNNNNNNNNNNNNNNNNNNNNNNNNNNNNNNNNNNNNNNNNNNNNNNNNNNNNNNNNNNNNNNNNNNNNNNNNNNNNNNNNNNNNNNNNNNNNNNNNNNNNNNNNNNNNNNNNNNNNNNNNNNNNNNNNNNNNNNNNNNNNNNNNNNNNNNNNNNNNNNNNNNNNNNNNNNNNNNNNNNNNNNNNNNNNNNNNNNNNNNNNNNNNNNNNNNNNNNNNNNNNNNNNNNNNNNNNNNNNNNNNNNNNNNNNNNNNNNNNNNNNNNNNNNNNNNNNNNNNNNNNNNNNNNNNNNNNNNNNNNNNNNNNNNNNNNNNNNNNNNNNNNNNNNNNNNNNNNNNNNNNNNNNNNNNNNNNNNNNNNNNNNNNNNNNNNNNNNNNNNNNNNNNNNNNNNNNNNNNNNNNNNNNNNNNNNNNNNNNNNNNNNNNNNNNNNNNNNNNNNNNNaaaaaaaaaaacaacagtgcaACGTTTCTCCAATGCTTCAAACCTGCATTATAAATATGATCtctaaaattagaaaagaaaacccGAAACAAAAAAACAACGATCTCACATACATGCACGCTAATAAAACCTGCCAACATGctgcattagaaaaataaatacagaccTATCAGGGTTGTGAATAAGGACTCTGaagtgcattttcttccttatttaaaGGCTAaaagtttcagatttttttttcgatttttgttgtcttttttttttttaaaggtaaatgcttgtttctttataaataactttttcttttttttttttttaaaaaaaaagcaacactgacTCTCGCATGGGAACAGCCATGCAACACAGAGAACGGAAACTCcaaaaagaatcaaagaatcgtCTCTTAGGATCCAACATTTtgtcaagaagaaaaaacaaaaacagaaaaccaacagAATCCCTAAAGTGCCTGGTGTGGGGAGCGAGGTTCCAGCAGCGTGTCCACGGTGCGCAGACCGCGGAGTCGGGCAGCAGCACCCGTTTTTGCATAAAAATGACAGCTGCCAAAAAGGTATTTTAGTTTCCCAGGTACAGTAGATCTTGATTCAAGTGTTTGTATTGGAATCGAAGGATGAGCATGAGAGAAAAGTGACTTAGAGAGGAGCATTACAGTGGCACTTGGCCAGGAGCTAGCACCCACCCCAGCGGCTGCAAGACCACCCCGATCCCAAACCCCACACCCTACCAAGAGTTCATGCTTCCCCGTTCCAGCCTGCAGACAGCATGGGGATGCCAATGGAACCAACTTCAATCCACCCCCAAATGCTGGGAGCCAAATCCCCTTCCCATCTGCAGCCCAACGGATGGTCCCAATcggctgctttttttttttacatttttttttcaatttggagtttttctcattttggtTCTCTGCGGCCATGCAGCCAGTGCTGCCCAAGGGGAGCAGTGGACGCCATGTGAGGGATGTGAGCAGCCAGAGGAGCGTGGCTTGGTGTTCagggcagccctgtgccaccggggcagcactgccagccgCTCGTTACAGCAATTAGCAGCGCTAGCACCACGCTGGTGCTCCAGCAAGAAGAGGAAGCGTTGAACTCTTGGGTCTACCCGGCCACGCTAGAAGGCCTGCCCAGTCTTGTTCTCCTTTAAAGTGCCCTATATTTATagaatttctaaataaatataataagaTATTAGGTCACCCATAGTTTAAGCTACTCCGAGTAACAGCCGTCTAAGCCGATGGCATTGTGCCGGTCCTTGCTGTAGGGGCAGGTGCTGCCGTTGGGCAGGGCCCCGCAGGCCGCGGTTTTGGCTGCAATGCCGCAGTTCTTGAGGAGGTTGAAGCTGAAAGAGCTGATGGCGTCTTTAGGTGGGAAAGGCTTCATGGTGGAGAGGATAAGTGCCAGGCAGTCGGCAACGTCCTTGTTGGGGGCGCATGCCAAGGCTGGGGTATGACCTAGGACAGAGCTGGAGGTGAAGGGGCTGCTCCCCAGGACCCCCAGCACAGgttggagggaaggaggggaagggaaagccTTCTGTTTTCCCACTCTGTGTGACCCAGTGCCCTGCAAGGGGCAGCTTTCATCCCCTGCATGGACTTCTGTTCATGTCTCAAAGGACCCTACTTCTGGGCACCGGTGATCCTTGCCATTTCTGCAACTGCTTTGAAGCAGGCCAGGATCAGTAGGAGGTGAATTAAAAAAGCCTCAGAAGTCCTGGCAGTGGGGGAGACCTAATGATGTTTTTCACAACTTAAAGGTATTCCAGCAGAGCAAACACTGCTGGGATAAACAGCTTCTGGTGGCAGCAACCAGCTTCTGATGGCAGCAACCAGCTTCTGCCAACTTGCAAGTGAGTCAATGGCTTATGAACAGCTCGGGCTGGGCTGGATTTGCGCCTGGGCAAGTGAGCCCAGGAGATACATGAGGTTAAGAGAGCCCAGAAGATGCATGAGGTTAAGAGACACACATCTGAAACCGTTGTGGGACCTGGGAATACTTTTACAAGGGGTGACAGGGTGTCAGCATCTTCACCCTGACTGAGCATGTGCAGCTCAAATGCAGAAGGGATGGGAAATCTTCCCGACACCGGCCAACAAATCCTCCCGACGCTGGCCAACCGCCTCCCCACGTGGCCCCTGAGCCCCACACAGGGCCCGGCCGTCCACGAGCAACACGCACCTTCTTCATCCACAGCCAGCACGGTGGCACCTCTGCTGAGCAGGGCCTGGACGACAGTGGCCAGCCCATTCCGCGCAGCAATGTGGAGCGgcctggggaggggagggaaggggaaggagtgTTAAGGTGCTGCCTGGGGCCACGATGCAGCAACCAGGCCCTGAGGCAGCAGGACCACCCTCCCACAGCAGTGCATGTGATGGAATTAGGGCAGGCATCGAGGCTGAGCACTCACTGCATGCCTCGAAAGAGTGCACCTCCTTCCACCaccctcttttctccttcccctctcacCCAAGCCTCACCGCTCTCCCTGCAAAGCCCTGATTTCCACCCCCTCGGTGCCAGCTGTCCAAATACTCACATCTGCAGAGCACTGTTACTTGCATTGATAAGGCCAAGGTCTTGGGTTTCCCCCAGGATCAACAAGGCACACTTTTCATGACCCTGGAAAGGAGAGTGAACTGTTTATAGCTCACAGGGAGGAAGTGCAGCAGATGGGAGCTGGGTGctgtcagagaagaaagcagttcCCTGGGATTCAGAGACATTCCCTAAACGCGTCCTTCTGGAACAGCACACCACTTCAGACGGGTCTGCAAAGACAGCTGCTGTCTCCTACACTCCCTCCCCTGCAGTGTCTCTGGGTTCCCTACCTTGCTGCAGGCCAGGTGAAGAGCTGTGTTCTTGTTGACATCCAGCACAGttatatttgcttttgcttgGTACAGCAGGAACTCTGAAATGAGGAGGGACAGCAGCCATGAGAAGGTGAAGCTCAGAACACGGCAGTGGGGGCAGCAGCCACATATTGAGGGGCAGGAGAAGCACAGCCTGGCTCCAAAGGACTCCGGGGGAAGCAGAGGGGTCTTGCAGCCCATGCTGGGGAGAGCAGCTGTGCCGGTGTGGCTGACAGCCCCAGGAACAGCTGAAAGCACCGCAGTCCCTGAGCAGGAAACCCCTCCACTCTCCCCAGAGAGGTCCCAGGCACCGTTGCAGGATGTGGACAGCAATGCCATGCGGTGGCAGCCCTCTGCCAACTGGCAGTGCCTGGGGAAGGGGTTGGCCGCTGGTCACCTACCAACTGCTGCAGTGTGCCCGTTCTCAGAGGCCATCATGAGAGGAGTCCTCCCCAGTTTGTCAGTCGTGTCCACCTCGGCTTGGTGGCGCAGAAGCAGCTGTAAACCATGGATGTTGTCTGCAAAGGCAGCAGCGTGAAGGGGTGTCCTGGGAAGAGGAAAACTCCGGTAGAGAGAAGGGCACAGAATGCGCTCCAGCAAGACTGCCTAGGCCTGAAGGCAAGCCTGGGGACATcagagttggaactagatgatcttaaaggtcccttgcaactcaaagcattctatgattctgtgatttcatgcCACAGGAAGAGCAGAATTGTTTTTCTGCACTGGATGCAGCAATTCCCTCCCGCAGCCACCCCACCGAGCTTCCCCCAGGCAGACCCCAGGAAAGGTCAGGCAGAGCTGGTGCCCATATGGGTGGGAACCTCATGGCcacagagaaaagggagagctgcaggagtcACAGCCACCACTCAGCGGCACCACAGAGAGCGACGAGTGTGTGCTCACCTTCCTTTGGCATCTCTGCTATTAACAATCTTGGCACCTAATGCTTCCAccagcatttcagcagtgctgtcctGGTTGTTAATTCTGCGGTGGGGACGAGAAGGAAAGTTAGAAAAAGACTCAGCAGCATTAGCATGGCTGCAATCAGAACGAGGAGCAGGCTCCTGGGGCTCAAGCGCCAACAGCAGCTAGTCTGGAGTTGCTTAGGGTAAAACACCCTTTATCTTTCTTGATGACAGTCGAGGAATCACAACACCATGTCACAGAACTGCCTTGCTCATCCCTCTGCTGTCAGCCTTTCAAGGGATGACCCTCACACCTCAGCAGCTCCACCAAGGTGGCACGTGGATCTCATGCATGCCAGCCCCGGCCGTGCTGCACACAGCCAATGAGACAGATGCTGTGCAGCTCCCAGAGGCCCTCCCGCAGTGTGGCAGCCACCTCCTGCCACAGGGGAGCTGGGACAAGCACGGTGTATAACCCTGAGCTGTTGCTGCCACCCAGAGAGGAGCCCTTGGCAAGCAAGACAGCGTTTGGAGCTCCATCTGCAGGCTCCAGCCCAATATCTCTTTCCCATGTCATCGGGTGAGAAGAACCCAGCACAGTCCCCGATGCCACTTACACTGCACAGTGCAATGGAGTAAAGGGGTTTCCTTCTAGGTATGCAAATGGATTGTGTTCAAGTAACAATTCAAGACAATCTTCatgccctgtgaggagagagagagataaggcCATCAGCATCCAGTCAAAGCAGAGGTGAGACGGGGCTCAGCCCCGGTCCTTACCACTGTATGAAGCCCAGTGCATTGGTGAGTAACCGCTGTAGTCCACCACAGAGTCCAGAGGGTCAGTAGagagggctgcctgcagcaaggtCCTCAGGATTTCTAAGTGCCCACACGCCGATGCAAAGTGGATCGGGGTCCGGCCTTTGAAATCCCGACACAGAACAAAGGCATCGTGGTCCAGCAGGGCAGCCAGGCAGTCCTCACAGCCTgtcacagcctgtgccagaaGAGAGGACTAGGAGGTTAGACCTCCTCCTTCCATCATTTAACAACAGAGCTATCCCCTTCTTCCACAGCTTCCTTCtcaaatgctgcatttcaggaAGGGGAATTGGGCTCTTTCCCCTTGTGGCAGTAGGAACCACCTGCTTGTCCTCCaagcagccccagtgcagcaggcatcagagcagaagctgcggGGCTCCAGGCACCCCCTAGAGATGCACTCACCCCCCGATGCAGCGCGGTCCTTCCTCTCTTGTCTGCTGCGTCAGCTGTGGATCCTTTCTCCAGGAGGAGGTGGACACAGTCAACGTGGCCGTTCATGATCGCCAGCATCAGTGGGGTTctgtggggaggagagggctTGGCATTCTGCTGGGCTCAGGTGCTGCCCTCGTGCCTGCCCCACCACCCCGTGACACAGCCCCAATGAAACACGCAGGCAAACTCACTGGCCGTGGATGTCCATGACATCGGTGATGTCTGCCCGCTCCCCGCTGTCTATCAGGAGGTGCAGGGAATCAGTATTCCCGTTGGCAGCTGGAGACAGCAGAGGAAAGGAGTCACAAATCCACACTGATGGGTCCCTCCTTCCAGCCACCACCATACACCAAAGGAGCAGGCTCGTGCTCAGCAGCCAGGCACACGTGGATGAGCAAACTCTCTACCTGGTTGCTAGGCTACAGGGCTGATTAGCACAtgcacagcctgagctggaaACACGTGTGTTACGAAGCCACTTGTGTCCTCTCCCAGCCGCTGCTGGGCAACTGGGccctcagctctctgctggcaCGGCACAGCACCAGCCCCATCCTGGCTGCAGGCATCGCCCTGAGCCACAgccctctccccttccctgagcagcagctgggaaatgGGTAAACGAGCACCTCTGGCTccctcacagcccccagcctcATCACCTGCAGCGTGGAGAGGGGTCcacttcctcttcctctccttcaccAGGGCGGACGCGCCGTGGCTGGTGAGCACCTCCACGCACTCGGTGGAGCCTCTCTCCGTGGCGAGGTACAGGGCTGTCCGCCCCTTGTGGTCCCGCACGTCCAGGTTCACGAGGGTTTCAGCAAGTGTCTTTAGGGCTTCACAGTGACCATTATAGGCCTGAGGACAGAGCAGGTGATGTCAAAGCAGcgcccagagaggctgcagccaggagccccCACCCCGGGGATGGTTCCACTGTCCTCCCTTTGCACTCCCACCCCATCTCTGTCTGCCCACACGCAGACGAGGGAGGTGgccatgaaacagaaaaagcaaggagCCTCAAATGCAAATCAAAGGGACTGTGAGACATGGCCTGTGGGAAAAGCCAGGCCCCAGGCTGctgcctcccttcctccttcgCCCCATGCAGCTCTGGCTGATGCCGTGGCCCAGCCCgcgctgctggggagcagcagctctccagggCACAGCGAACTCCAGCACAGAGCCAAGTGCCCTCTGCCACCCTGGGGCTGGGCCAGCCGTACTTACAGCTAAGTGCAAAGGGCTGACTGGAATGGTGCTTTCCACATCCTCCAGGCAGTTAAAAGACATTTCCAGGAGCTGCGacagcagaaacacaaaacCGTAAGTGACCCCTGAAAACACTCCATCACGGAGGTTTCAAACCCACACCCCGTCCACCAGCAGGCTGTAAGGCAACAATAAAACCAGCTCATCTGCTCCAGAATGATCTGAATTTCAGGCCAGGGTCCTCCTTAATCTCACCCGGGCCCAGGTTCTTCCTCTGTGGTATCGCCAGCACTACGGCTCCCCAAGAACCCCCGTGGATTTTAATCAAACCCATCTCCCTTCCTTCTGGACAAACTGACGCTGCAGTGCCTACAACTCACACAGCTGGACACTGCAAGGCTCGAGGGGTCCTCGTGGGGCTTCCCCCCtcccctgcagcacacagggctTTGCTTTACTCACCAGTTCGAGGTTCTGCCTGTTGCCGTACGCAGCTGCGTAGTGGACAGCGGTATATCCCTGCTTGTCCCGGAGGGATGGGTCAGCACCATTATCCAGTAAGAACTCCAAACAACTGCAACAAAGGGAGGTGAGGAAAGCAGTGAGGGTAGAGAAGCATGCTCAGGAAGGAACGCCCTGCTTGATCTGAGAGCAGATGCTGTACAAATCCCTGCTGGATAAGGAGTGTGAGCAGACACCCCGGGGATCTGCTGGGGATCGGGGCCGGGGGGATGGCCAGGTTTGCTCAAGAACCAAACCCGCAGGTGTTTCCTCATTGCTGCTCAGCTCGGTGCAAGCAGCAGCGAGGTATTTCTAGTGACCATGTGCAGGGCCCAGGGAAAGGGGTGAACCACAACCAAAGGCCAGACGGGGCTGTGTCCACTCACAAGAATGCCTCCTTCAGCCTGGACTCCTTCAGTGGCTCCTCATCAGTGTCATGGCTGTTTCCTGAATGAGTCTCTGCTCTGAAAGGTCAGAAGCCCCCATCAGTTTGCTGACCGTCCCCTCCTACCTCCACAAGGCAACCCCTCCTCACAAAGCACCTCTTGGGGAGGTGACCAGGGTACAGCAGAGCATCCCCCCGCTCAGGGCACAGCCACGGGGAGCGCATTGTGACACACTCACCTCCTGTACGTGTCCGAAGCAGCAGCATAGTGTAAGGGGGTACAGCCTTTACAGTCAACCTCGTTAATACTGGCTCCTGCAGTGACCAGTGTCACCGTACACTGATAGCTGCCGTTGGCAGCTGCGTAGTGCAGTGGAGtcctggggaaggggaaggagaaagggctGAGGAGTGCTGATTGTCACAGAGAAACCCACGGGGCATTGGCAGGACCCAGGGAGCTGCCCAcccccagctgctgtgctgcaccccATACTGCCCCCCAGTTTTGGGTCAGCTGCTCCATTTAAAGAGCCAGAGCCAGACTCCTTGGGGAGATATGGGGTTAAGGGAGCAGGGTATGCAGGGGACTAGATGCAAAAACCTCCCCGGAGACAGTGTTTTGCCTCCTGATACCAAGCCCAAGCAATCAGCCTGGCCAGACTCAGCTGGCATCACCTCCTCAATCGCAGCTCAGCCCTACACCGCTGCTGTGAAGCTTTAAACACCACGTGCAGACCTGGCAAAGTCCTGGCCCAaacccagctgctgcagaggaatCACCTTTGCAATGCCCACAGCATGCTTACCTTCCAAATTTATCTCTCCTCCTCAAGTCAGCACCGCTGCTCAACAGCAAATTAAGACATTCAACGTTCCTACAGGAGGCAGGGAGACGAGTTAGACACAgatgagaagggaaaacagcagGAACGCTAACTCCTCCTAGTTGCAGACAAGACAGCTACACTTCTCACCCACACAGCCTGGCTGTGCGGAGCTCAATGCAGCCTGTCATCTCCGGCCATGGCTGGATGCTGCTTGTACAAAGCTCTCCACTGAAATCACCCTCCCATGCCTCCCGCCTCGCCAACACCGTCCTGCACCGCACGGAGCTCTCCAACACCAGGCAATTACAGAGAGACATTTGCTACGGCATTAGTGCAGCTGATTTTATGCTCTAAAAAAGCATCTAGGATTTCTGCCTTCTGCGTCAGTGCTCTGTTCCCACCCCTCAGGCCTGGTCTGACACCAGCTCTCCAG of the Numida meleagris isolate 19003 breed g44 Domestic line chromosome 32, NumMel1.0, whole genome shotgun sequence genome contains:
- the ANKRD52 gene encoding serine/threonine-protein phosphatase 6 regulatory ankyrin repeat subunit C, with protein sequence MSVVKTASTASELGPWCWLSCSEPGPAPHADHALFSVLDGAPSPTFTARPSLSLQPPLVQAIFNRDVEEVRSLLNQKENINILDQERRTPLHAAAYIGDVAILELLILSGANVNAKDTVWLTPLHRAAASRNEKALHLLLKHSADVNARDKYWQTPLHVAAANRATKCVEAIIPLLSTVNVADRTGRTALHHAVHSGHLEMVNLLLNKGASLSTCDKKDRQPIHWAAFLGHLEVLKLLVARGADVMCKDKKGYTLLHTAAASGQIEVVRHLLRLGVEIDEPNTFGNTALHIACYMGQDAVANELVNYGANVNQPNEKGFTPLHFAAVSTNGALCLELLVNNGADVNFQSKEGKSPLHMAAIHGRFTRSQILIQNGSEIDCADKYGNTPLHVAARYGHELLISTLMTNGADTARRGIHDMFPLHLAVLFGFSDCCRKLLSSGQLYSIVSSLSNEHVLSAGFDINTPDNLGRTCLHAAASGGNVECLNLLLSSGADLRRRDKFGRTPLHYAAANGSYQCTVTLVTAGASINEVDCKGCTPLHYAAASDTYRRAETHSGNSHDTDEEPLKESRLKEAFFCLEFLLDNGADPSLRDKQGYTAVHYAAAYGNRQNLELLLEMSFNCLEDVESTIPVSPLHLAAYNGHCEALKTLAETLVNLDVRDHKGRTALYLATERGSTECVEVLTSHGASALVKERKRKWTPLHAAAANGNTDSLHLLIDSGERADITDVMDIHGQTPLMLAIMNGHVDCVHLLLEKGSTADAADKRGRTALHRGAVTGCEDCLAALLDHDAFVLCRDFKGRTPIHFASACGHLEILRTLLQAALSTDPLDSVVDYSGYSPMHWASYSGHEDCLELLLEHNPFAYLEGNPFTPLHCAVINNQDSTAEMLVEALGAKIVNSRDAKGRTPLHAAAFADNIHGLQLLLRHQAEVDTTDKLGRTPLMMASENGHTAAVEFLLYQAKANITVLDVNKNTALHLACSKGHEKCALLILGETQDLGLINASNSALQMPLHIAARNGLATVVQALLSRGATVLAVDEEGHTPALACAPNKDVADCLALILSTMKPFPPKDAISSFSFNLLKNCGIAAKTAACGALPNGSTCPYSKDRHNAIGLDGCYSE